Proteins from one Roseofilum reptotaenium CS-1145 genomic window:
- a CDS encoding type II toxin-antitoxin system VapC family toxin, with protein MTIGYLLDTNIVSLIMRQDAIIIQNFGLYRAQKQNLLMCGVTYFEIRRGLLVKNAAGQMRKFEAFMKIVPIVTLDDMEIFEQAAAIHADLQRRGLMIQTEDILIAATGIVKGLTVVSRDEDLRRIKGLSLETWLS; from the coding sequence ATGACAATCGGCTATCTGTTAGATACCAATATCGTTTCCCTCATCATGCGTCAAGATGCCATCATCATTCAGAATTTTGGTTTGTATCGAGCGCAAAAACAAAACCTGTTGATGTGTGGGGTGACTTACTTTGAAATTCGACGAGGTTTGCTAGTCAAAAATGCGGCAGGACAAATGAGAAAGTTTGAGGCTTTTATGAAAATTGTGCCAATCGTTACGTTGGATGATATGGAAATCTTTGAGCAGGCAGCGGCGATCCATGCCGATTTGCAGCGCCGTGGGCTGATGATCCAAACTGAGGATATCTTGATCGCAGCGACGGGTATAGTCAAGGGGTTAACGGTGGTATCACGGGATGAGGATTTGAGACGGATTAAGGGGTTAAGCTTGGAGACTTGGCTAAGTTAA